The proteins below are encoded in one region of Methanofollis aquaemaris:
- a CDS encoding restriction endonuclease gives MLPMLHVLEDGEIRQIKEVRTELADILHLTDDDKIELLPSGKMTVFRSRVGWAKTYLKKAGLVDNSKRGMVKITERGVQVLQGTPEKMDSEFLLQFDEFQTFVNGTKTETPENVDPKLISPEEMLEQSYQEIKNSLASDLLDQILSMSPDFFEKLVVDLLVAMGYGGSRSDAGKVVGQSGDGGIDGIIKMDKLGIDEIYIQAKRWDRAHSVDSREIRNFIGSLTVKGARKGVFITTSKFTDTAKSVAQKPNFKVALIDGAKLVDLMIEYDLGVSTYEKYTIKKIDHDYFSED, from the coding sequence ATGCTCCCGATGCTCCACGTCCTCGAAGACGGAGAGATTCGCCAGATTAAGGAGGTGAGAACAGAACTTGCAGACATTCTCCATCTGACAGACGATGATAAAATAGAATTATTGCCAAGTGGAAAAATGACGGTTTTCCGGTCGAGGGTCGGATGGGCCAAGACATATTTGAAGAAGGCCGGACTGGTAGACAATTCAAAACGCGGCATGGTCAAGATCACAGAACGAGGAGTTCAGGTTTTACAGGGTACTCCGGAAAAAATGGATTCGGAATTCCTGTTGCAGTTCGATGAATTCCAGACTTTTGTGAATGGAACGAAAACAGAAACACCGGAGAATGTCGATCCAAAATTAATATCTCCTGAAGAAATGCTCGAACAAAGTTATCAGGAGATCAAAAATTCATTGGCTTCCGATCTGCTCGATCAAATACTTTCGATGAGTCCGGACTTTTTCGAGAAATTGGTTGTCGACCTTCTCGTGGCAATGGGATATGGCGGGTCGCGATCAGATGCCGGGAAAGTCGTCGGGCAGAGTGGCGACGGAGGTATCGACGGAATAATTAAGATGGACAAACTTGGCATCGATGAGATCTATATCCAGGCGAAACGATGGGACCGGGCACATTCCGTAGACAGCAGAGAAATCCGCAACTTTATCGGATCATTAACGGTAAAAGGGGCCAGGAAAGGCGTGTTCATTACCACGTCAAAGTTCACCGACACGGCAAAATCCGTAGCTCAAAAACCAAATTTCAAAGTCGCTCTCATCGACGGCGCGAAACTTGTCGACCTGATGATTGAATACGATCTGGGAGTGAGCACGTACGAAAAATATACGATCAAAAAAATTGATCACGACTACTTTTCAGAGGATTGA
- a CDS encoding cupin domain-containing protein, with amino-acid sequence MSDEVRAELKGTVLRLKDLVEYQEGTVASRTIVNRPAGTITLFSFDEDEGLSEHTAPYDAVVTILDGECEVWLAGETHQMKEGETIIFPANAPHALSAVTRFKMMLTMIRE; translated from the coding sequence ATGAGCGACGAGGTACGTGCTGAACTGAAGGGGACGGTGCTCCGCCTGAAAGATCTGGTCGAGTATCAGGAGGGGACGGTGGCGAGCAGGACGATCGTCAACCGGCCGGCGGGGACGATCACCCTCTTCTCCTTCGACGAGGACGAGGGGCTTTCCGAGCACACGGCGCCGTACGACGCGGTGGTGACGATTCTCGACGGGGAGTGCGAGGTCTGGCTCGCGGGCGAGACGCATCAGATGAAGGAGGGCGAGACGATCATCTTCCCGGCAAACGCCCCGCACGCTCTCTCGGCGGTGACGCGCTTTAAGATGATGCTGACGATGATCCGGGAGTGA
- a CDS encoding NAC family transcription factor: MTDEGKYCTICGGAVPAGPEIRKVLVDGKATGIDRLDRIIEDVIALDLEREDEIRAALLERVKAFNYVPTKKTDAYAEALMAEYRTASGGRR; encoded by the coding sequence GTGACCGACGAAGGAAAATACTGCACCATCTGCGGCGGCGCCGTGCCGGCGGGCCCGGAGATCAGGAAGGTGCTGGTCGACGGGAAGGCGACGGGGATCGATCGTCTCGATCGGATCATCGAGGACGTGATCGCCCTGGACCTTGAGCGCGAGGACGAGATCAGGGCGGCGCTCCTGGAGCGGGTGAAGGCCTTCAACTATGTTCCCACGAAGAAGACCGACGCCTACGCGGAGGCGCTGATGGCCGAGTACCGCACCGCGTCGGGCGGCCGGAGGTGA
- a CDS encoding acylphosphatase, producing the protein MKARVHVFVSGRVQGVFFRDATSEEAARHGVTGWVRNLADGRVEAVFEGEAEGVEAVLGFCRRGPPAARVTGVEAVGEEYTGAFAGFAVRR; encoded by the coding sequence ATGAAGGCGCGGGTGCATGTCTTCGTCAGCGGTCGGGTGCAGGGGGTCTTTTTCCGGGACGCGACGAGCGAGGAAGCGGCGCGGCACGGGGTGACCGGATGGGTGCGAAACCTCGCCGACGGCAGGGTGGAGGCGGTCTTCGAGGGCGAGGCGGAGGGTGTCGAGGCGGTGCTCGGCTTCTGCCGCCGCGGTCCTCCGGCGGCGCGGGTGACCGGGGTCGAAGCAGTGGGAGAAGAGTATACCGGAGCGTTCGCGGGGTTCGCGGTGCGGCGCTGA
- a CDS encoding MerR family transcriptional regulator: protein MTVDQIPIGRFSRIVHLTQKALRLYDRKGLLVPEAKDPITGYRNYTLGQLEAAVRVRTLANLGFSLEEMKVVLDGEADDGMVERRLAAVRQEMAHLKTIEGVLCARSSFEELFAMSLSEPVVKEIPEIRVISMREKGTYEDVCHRLIEGLMAAVYSPENQRNGVRIVGPVMMLCYDEEYRETDADVELAVPVAGRVSVGEGMEVKVLPAVEVVSVLYTGPYYHLTSAYGKIQEYAAAHDLALRGPDREIYYNSPHEVSPDELRTEVQYPVVRTA from the coding sequence ATGACCGTCGACCAGATTCCCATCGGGAGATTTTCCAGGATCGTGCACCTCACCCAGAAGGCCCTCCGTCTCTATGACCGCAAGGGCCTGCTGGTGCCCGAGGCGAAGGATCCGATCACCGGCTACCGCAACTACACCCTCGGCCAACTCGAGGCGGCGGTGCGGGTCAGAACCCTGGCGAACCTCGGCTTCTCGCTCGAAGAGATGAAGGTCGTCCTGGATGGGGAGGCCGACGACGGGATGGTGGAGAGGCGCCTGGCCGCAGTGCGGCAGGAGATGGCGCATCTCAAAACGATTGAAGGAGTCCTCTGTGCCAGGTCATCTTTCGAGGAGTTGTTTGCTATGTCGCTGTCAGAACCAGTTGTCAAGGAGATCCCCGAGATCCGGGTGATCAGCATGAGAGAGAAAGGAACCTACGAGGACGTCTGCCACCGGCTCATCGAAGGCCTCATGGCCGCGGTGTACAGTCCGGAAAACCAGCGCAACGGCGTGCGGATCGTCGGGCCGGTGATGATGCTCTGCTATGACGAGGAGTACCGGGAGACCGACGCCGACGTCGAACTCGCGGTCCCGGTCGCCGGGCGGGTGAGCGTCGGCGAAGGGATGGAGGTGAAGGTTCTCCCGGCAGTCGAGGTCGTCTCGGTCCTCTACACCGGGCCGTATTACCACCTCACCTCTGCCTACGGGAAGATCCAGGAATACGCCGCAGCGCACGACCTCGCCCTCCGGGGACCGGACCGGGAGATCTATTACAACAGTCCGCACGAGGTCTCGCCCGATGAACTGAGGACCGAAGTGCAGTATCCTGTCGTGCGGACCGCATGA
- a CDS encoding GNAT family N-acetyltransferase, producing the protein MHDEQVSLRRGTAADAPVIADYNIAMALETEGKVLDPETVRKGVEAVLADPAKGFYLIAESDGRVVGQGMVTFEWSDWRDGVFWWLQSVYVHPDARRQGVFARLFRALEAEARRRPEVAGLRLYVDQENLTAQETYRRLGMAASNYALFELEFED; encoded by the coding sequence ATGCACGACGAACAGGTGAGCCTTCGCCGGGGGACCGCGGCCGACGCCCCGGTGATCGCGGACTATAATATCGCCATGGCGCTGGAGACCGAGGGGAAAGTTCTCGACCCGGAGACCGTCCGAAAAGGTGTCGAGGCGGTGCTCGCCGACCCGGCGAAGGGGTTCTATCTCATCGCCGAGTCGGACGGGCGCGTCGTCGGGCAGGGGATGGTCACCTTCGAGTGGAGCGACTGGCGGGACGGGGTCTTCTGGTGGCTCCAGAGTGTCTATGTCCACCCGGACGCCCGGCGGCAGGGGGTCTTCGCCCGCCTCTTCCGCGCCCTCGAGGCCGAGGCCAGGCGCCGGCCGGAGGTGGCGGGACTGCGGCTGTACGTCGACCAGGAGAACCTGACCGCCCAGGAGACCTACCGCCGGTTGGGGATGGCCGCATCGAACTACGCCCTCTTTGAACTGGAGTTCGAGGACTGA
- a CDS encoding GNAT family N-acetyltransferase produces MIRRSKLEDADAIYGLYVETAAVPGGLARCRDEITPTYIHTFLRRCIGDGLSLVAVDDGGRVVGEVHASRCGLKVFGHVLTDLTISVHPACQSHGWGRQLFERFIEVVTEEMPEIRRIELSARESNTRAIRFYESLGFVAEGRLRGRVYGVGGRYEDDIQMGWLRSPASES; encoded by the coding sequence TTGATTCGTCGCTCGAAACTCGAAGATGCCGATGCCATCTATGGATTATATGTTGAGACCGCCGCCGTGCCGGGCGGGCTTGCCCGCTGCAGGGACGAGATCACCCCCACCTATATCCATACGTTTCTGAGAAGATGCATCGGCGATGGCCTCTCCCTCGTCGCCGTGGACGACGGGGGCCGGGTTGTCGGGGAGGTGCACGCCTCCCGCTGCGGGTTGAAGGTCTTTGGGCATGTGCTCACCGACCTCACCATCTCGGTGCATCCGGCGTGCCAGTCGCACGGGTGGGGGCGGCAACTCTTCGAGCGGTTCATCGAGGTGGTGACCGAGGAGATGCCCGAGATCCGTCGGATCGAACTGAGCGCGAGGGAGAGCAACACGCGGGCGATCCGGTTCTACGAGTCGCTCGGGTTCGTCGCCGAGGGGCGGCTCCGGGGCCGCGTCTATGGTGTGGGCGGACGCTACGAGGACGACATCCAGATGGGGTGGCTCCGCTCTCCTGCCTCCGAGTCGTGA
- a CDS encoding FmdE family protein produces MPRPLGLFSGRNGAEQVIVVTKMRYGMVILLLLLAVPGIVLADDATMEAIGAKAATVAMDQLGSAEGDVNLLAMTDAGCAMIGKETTEKCLNGVTDVSGCTIGDANLLIPQRSKFSPLWFFFYKKDSGEAVFLQVNGTATARSAAEITKMPADEVFAVMAKKQIDAAYILKNQSVWTEYLEKKVFAGNEFSLITIANVWADPATTYDFLRASAFHNHLCPGVTSGYLISHYVEENLPIESPTQSYKVIACPVWCKDDLFPIVWDATPGKRGLFVKDLSAVEKAALKESLGTDVAGIYVRWDAATKSGDGLVVGYNWTRSNEVTGTADWKGNPSLAKLVMDLELIDYTDRPEEVVSTVKVFRCESPEEFSMLTYAGVNPLKVLGVEA; encoded by the coding sequence TTGCCGCGTCCGCTCGGTCTTTTCAGCGGCCGGAACGGTGCGGAGCAGGTGATTGTTGTGACGAAGATGCGATATGGTATGGTTATACTCCTCCTTCTGCTGGCGGTGCCGGGGATCGTCCTTGCCGACGATGCGACGATGGAGGCGATCGGTGCGAAGGCGGCGACGGTGGCGATGGATCAACTCGGATCGGCGGAGGGCGATGTCAATCTGCTGGCGATGACCGATGCGGGTTGTGCGATGATCGGGAAAGAAACAACTGAGAAGTGTCTGAACGGGGTGACCGATGTGAGCGGGTGCACCATCGGCGATGCGAATCTCCTCATCCCCCAGAGGAGCAAGTTTTCGCCGCTGTGGTTCTTCTTCTACAAGAAAGACTCCGGTGAGGCGGTCTTCCTCCAGGTGAACGGCACGGCGACGGCACGTTCGGCCGCAGAGATCACGAAGATGCCGGCCGATGAGGTTTTTGCCGTCATGGCAAAGAAGCAGATCGATGCGGCGTACATCCTGAAGAACCAGAGTGTGTGGACCGAATATCTTGAGAAGAAGGTCTTTGCCGGGAACGAGTTCAGTCTCATCACGATCGCCAATGTGTGGGCTGATCCGGCGACGACATACGATTTCCTCAGGGCCTCCGCCTTCCACAACCACCTCTGTCCGGGTGTGACGAGCGGGTACCTCATCTCTCACTACGTGGAGGAGAACCTCCCCATCGAGAGCCCCACCCAGAGTTACAAGGTCATCGCCTGCCCGGTCTGGTGCAAGGACGATCTCTTCCCGATCGTGTGGGACGCGACGCCGGGGAAGCGGGGTCTTTTCGTGAAGGATCTCAGCGCGGTCGAGAAGGCGGCGCTGAAGGAGAGTCTCGGGACCGATGTCGCGGGGATCTATGTGAGGTGGGACGCAGCCACGAAGAGCGGCGACGGACTGGTCGTGGGATACAACTGGACGCGGAGCAATGAGGTGACCGGCACCGCCGACTGGAAAGGAAACCCGTCGCTCGCAAAACTGGTGATGGACCTCGAACTGATCGATTACACCGACCGGCCGGAGGAAGTGGTCTCGACGGTCAAGGTGTTCAGGTGCGAGAGCCCGGAGGAGTTTTCCATGCTCACCTATGCCGGGGTCAACCCGCTGAAGGTGCTGGGCGTGGAGGCGTGA
- a CDS encoding PEGA domain-containing protein: MKPLPLLLLTIGLILTAGCSALSGTLEVDSDPPDAAVYLDGEYRGNTPCTVRDLDAGSHMLELRHERYPAWQTEVEMKLGEEAGVIADLAENLVPEVALACEGSGDHLRGEEIVVTGHAVTPWKQVNLSVEAIDGDGSFAPRSYQVEVDDEYNFEYRLPTDSMPGGRYRLSARLGTGETENLTVTVLTEGEANVAVVREIVETYRETHTYSDADFFVCADMALDVWNMIETRGIGAKIAIGDVERTGEELPEADHAWVLAETSPGVWTALETTGGFVVVDDEQYLEGWSFDTPRAFKEYIDLSNRYNAATENYKDTERRYNRKVEEYNNEAEYLEYLVDSYNDRYVGRSLTSVEYRTAQDMKKSIDEMKIDVAELNGELGQLSRELEGVEQDMEALERQMRRLAERIGR, translated from the coding sequence ATGAAACCCCTCCCCCTCCTTCTCCTGACCATCGGACTCATCCTGACCGCCGGGTGCAGCGCCCTTTCAGGGACGCTGGAGGTCGACTCCGACCCGCCGGACGCGGCCGTCTACCTCGACGGCGAGTACCGCGGGAACACCCCCTGCACGGTGCGCGACCTCGATGCCGGGAGCCACATGCTCGAACTCCGCCACGAGCGCTACCCTGCCTGGCAGACCGAGGTGGAGATGAAGTTGGGCGAGGAGGCCGGGGTCATCGCCGACCTCGCCGAGAACCTGGTCCCCGAGGTCGCCCTCGCGTGCGAGGGGTCGGGCGACCATCTCAGGGGTGAAGAGATCGTTGTCACAGGCCACGCCGTCACCCCCTGGAAGCAGGTCAACCTCTCGGTCGAAGCGATCGACGGGGACGGGTCTTTCGCCCCCCGGTCGTATCAGGTCGAGGTGGACGACGAGTATAACTTCGAGTATCGTCTCCCGACCGATTCGATGCCTGGCGGGCGGTACCGTCTCTCCGCCAGACTGGGCACCGGCGAGACGGAGAACCTGACCGTCACCGTGCTCACCGAAGGGGAGGCGAACGTCGCCGTCGTGCGCGAGATCGTCGAGACGTACCGGGAGACGCATACCTACAGCGACGCCGACTTCTTTGTCTGCGCCGACATGGCGCTGGACGTCTGGAACATGATCGAGACGAGAGGGATCGGCGCGAAGATCGCCATCGGCGACGTGGAGCGGACCGGCGAGGAACTTCCTGAGGCCGACCATGCCTGGGTGCTGGCCGAGACGTCGCCAGGTGTCTGGACGGCACTGGAGACGACCGGCGGGTTTGTCGTCGTCGACGACGAGCAATACCTGGAGGGGTGGTCCTTCGATACGCCGCGGGCGTTCAAGGAGTATATCGATCTCTCGAACCGGTACAACGCGGCGACGGAGAATTATAAGGATACCGAGAGGCGGTACAACCGCAAGGTCGAGGAATATAATAACGAAGCGGAGTATCTCGAATACCTCGTCGACTCGTACAACGACCGATATGTGGGGCGGTCGCTGACCTCGGTCGAGTACCGGACTGCACAGGATATGAAGAAGAGCATCGACGAGATGAAGATCGATGTCGCAGAGTTGAACGGCGAACTCGGGCAACTCTCCAGAGAACTCGAAGGGGTCGAGCAGGACATGGAGGCGCTGGAGCGGCAGATGCGGCGTCTGGCCGAGCGGATCGGCCGGTGA
- a CDS encoding nucleotidyltransferase family protein, with product MHYPRREMEPLNRIQRNLGTIRERYGVARIGIFGSAVRGEATPASDIDVLVEFREGEETFDHFMDLTFYLEDLLGRRGDLVIADTLKPAIQDAVLSEVVYA from the coding sequence ATGCACTATCCCAGAAGAGAGATGGAACCCCTCAACCGGATCCAGCGGAACCTCGGCACCATTCGGGAACGTTACGGCGTGGCACGTATCGGGATCTTCGGGTCCGCCGTGCGGGGAGAGGCCACCCCGGCGAGCGACATCGATGTTCTGGTGGAGTTCAGGGAGGGGGAGGAGACCTTCGACCACTTCATGGACCTCACCTTCTACCTCGAAGATCTTCTGGGGCGGAGGGGGGACCTTGTCATTGCCGATACGTTAAAGCCCGCGATCCAGGACGCTGTTCTCAGCGAGGTCGTTTATGCCTAG
- a CDS encoding C-GCAxxG-C-C family protein, whose translation MSKRSERAAASFTGGVNCAQAVAGAFADECGLDEATLRKMACGFGGGLAHTGRTCGAVSGAVLVLGLTRGTAIPGDAEGKEACYVLVREFLRRFADCHGSTECTALVGYDLSDPQALAAAKAAGAFAARCTGYVRDAVEIVEEVLREP comes from the coding sequence ATGTCGAAGCGATCCGAACGGGCCGCGGCGTCGTTCACCGGCGGGGTGAACTGTGCCCAGGCGGTCGCGGGGGCGTTTGCCGACGAGTGCGGTCTTGACGAGGCAACGCTTCGAAAGATGGCGTGCGGGTTTGGCGGCGGGCTCGCCCACACGGGCCGGACCTGCGGGGCGGTGAGCGGCGCCGTCCTGGTCCTGGGCCTGACCCGCGGCACCGCCATCCCCGGCGATGCGGAGGGGAAGGAGGCATGTTACGTGCTGGTGCGGGAGTTCCTCCGCCGGTTCGCCGACTGCCATGGTTCGACGGAGTGCACCGCCCTCGTCGGCTACGATCTCTCTGACCCGCAGGCCCTCGCGGCGGCGAAGGCGGCCGGGGCGTTTGCGGCGCGGTGCACCGGGTATGTGCGGGACGCGGTGGAGATCGTCGAAGAGGTGCTGCGGGAGCCATGA
- a CDS encoding nitrite/sulfite reductase domain-containing protein produces the protein MMPIEEEGPRGAILQRDLETYAIVPRTPAGLISPEDLENIVKVARRYRVPVLKITSGQRMALVGIKKEEVEKIWEELGMTVGEATAPCLHYVQACPGTAVCKYGVQDSLGLGTEVEEVYRDLNLPAKLKAGVSGCPRCCGESYVRDVGILGTTKGWTVIFGGNSGGRPRIGDVIAKDLNHDEALDLVRRLLEYYQVHGKPGERSHRMVERVGIEAVKDAVLG, from the coding sequence ATGATGCCAATAGAAGAAGAAGGACCGAGGGGGGCGATCCTCCAGCGGGATCTGGAGACCTATGCGATCGTGCCGCGCACACCTGCGGGCCTGATCTCTCCTGAAGATCTGGAGAACATCGTGAAAGTGGCGCGCCGGTACAGGGTGCCGGTTCTCAAGATCACCTCAGGCCAGCGGATGGCCCTGGTCGGGATCAAGAAGGAAGAGGTCGAGAAGATCTGGGAAGAACTCGGGATGACCGTCGGCGAGGCGACGGCGCCCTGCCTCCACTATGTCCAGGCCTGTCCCGGCACCGCCGTCTGCAAGTACGGGGTCCAGGACTCCCTGGGCCTGGGCACCGAGGTGGAGGAGGTCTACCGCGACCTCAACCTCCCGGCCAAACTGAAGGCCGGGGTCTCGGGGTGCCCGCGCTGCTGCGGCGAGAGTTATGTGCGGGACGTCGGGATCCTCGGGACGACGAAGGGGTGGACCGTGATCTTTGGCGGGAACTCGGGGGGGCGGCCGCGGATCGGCGACGTCATCGCGAAAGACCTCAACCACGACGAGGCCCTCGACCTGGTGCGGCGGCTGCTCGAATATTATCAGGTCCACGGCAAACCCGGCGAACGCTCGCACCGGATGGTGGAGCGGGTCGGGATCGAGGCGGTGAAGGACGCCGTCCTCGGTTAA